One window of Populus nigra chromosome 5, ddPopNigr1.1, whole genome shotgun sequence genomic DNA carries:
- the LOC133694649 gene encoding 3-dehydroquinate synthase, chloroplastic — translation MTSTANTISLSLPTTHNPSSLSKPKSLPDFYLRFRNQNPKLTRVGISVTNPNNRITTLSTIRASTASVMEASSKEKALPTIVEVDLGNRSYPIYIGSGLLDQPELLQRHVHGKRVLVVTNSTVAPLYLDKVVDALTRGNPNVSVDSVILPDGEKYKNMETLMKVFDKAIESRLDRRCTFVALGGGVIGDMCGFAAASFLRGVNFIQIPTTVMAQVDSSVGGKTGINHPLGKNLIGAFYQPQCVLIDTDTLNTLPDRELASGLAEVIKYGLIRDAVFFEWQEKNMAALMARDPSAMAYAIKRSCENKAEVVSLDEKESGLRATLNLGHTFGHAIETGFGYGVWLHGEAVAAGMVMAVDMSYRLGWIDDMLVKRVLNILQQAKLPTAPPDTITVEMFKSVMAVDKKVADGLLRLILLKGSLGNCVFTGDYDRKALDDTLRAFCKS, via the exons ATGACTTCCACGGCCAACAccatctccctctctctccccacCACCCACAACCCCTCGTCTCTCTCAAAACCCAAGTCCCTCCCCGATTTTTACCTCCGGTTCCGTAACCAAAACCCAAAATTGACCCGGGTCGGAATCTCTGTAACAAACCCGAACAACCGAATTACAACTTTATCAACAATCCGTGCAAGTACAGCTTCAGTGATGGAAGCGAGTTCGAAAGAGAAAGCTTTGCCTACAATAGTGGAAGTTGATTTGGGTAATCGGAGTTACCCGATTTATATTGGATCGGGGCTATTGGATCAACCCGAGTTGCTTCAAAGACATGTCCATGGGAAGAGAGTTCTTGTTGTTACTAACAGTACTGTGGCTCCTTTGTATCTTGATAAAGTTGTTGATGCTCTAACAAGAGGGAATCCTAATGTTTCTGTTGACAGTGTGATTCTACCTGATGGTGAAAAGTACAAGAATATG GAAACGCTTATGAAAGTGTTTGATAAAGCAATTGAGTCAAGGTTGGACAGGAGGTGTACGTTTGTTGCGCTTGGAGGTGGTGTGATTGGTGATATGTGTGGATTTGCAGCGGCATCTTTTCTTCGAGGTGTTAACTTTATTCAGATTCCTACAACTGTTATGGCACAG GTGGACTCTTCTGTTGGAGGCAAAACTGGGATTAACCACCCACTCGGGAAGAACTTGATCGGTGCATTTTATCAACCTCAATGTGTGTTGATAGATACTGACACGCTTAATACCTTGCCGGATAGGGAATTGGCATCAGGGCTTGCAGAGGTTATTAAATATGGGCTTATTAGAGATGCAGTCTTTTTTGAGTGGCAGGAGAAGAATATGGCGGCCTTGATGGCAAG GGATCCAAGTGCCATGGCCTATGCCATCAAGCGTTCATGTGAAAATAAGGCTGAGGTTGTATCCTTGGATGAGAAGGAAAGTGGACTACGGGCAACTTTGAACCTGGGTCACACATTTGGCCAT GCAATAGAAACAGGATTTGGATATGGTGTGTGGCTCCATGGAGAAGCTGTTGCAGCTGGCATG GTCATGGCTGTTGACATGTCATACCGCCTTGGTTGGATTGATGATATGCTTGTGAAGCGTGTCCTCAACATTCTACAACAGGCGAAGCTACCCACTGCTCCACCAGATACCATCACCGTGGAAATGTTCAAGTCTGTGATGGCG GTCGATAAGAAGGTAGCAGATGGGTTGCTAAGGCTTATCCTTTTGAAAGGCTCCCTGGGTAATTGTGTGTTCACCGGTGATTATGATAGGAAGGCCCTCGATGATACACTTCGTGCATTTTGCAAATCATAA
- the LOC133693560 gene encoding rac-like GTP-binding protein RHO1, giving the protein MSASRFIKCVTVGDGAVGKTCLLISYTSNTFPTDYVPTVFDNFSANVVVNGATVNLGLWDTAGQEDYNRLRPLSYRGADVFILAFSLISKASYENVSKKWIPELKHYAPGVPIVLVGTKLDLRDDKQFFIDHPGAVPITTAQGEELRKLIGAPAYIECSSKTQQNVKAVFDAAIRVVLQPPKQKKKKSKAQKACSIL; this is encoded by the exons atgagTGCATCAAGGTTTATAAAGTGTGTGACGGTAGGAGACGGAGCTGTTGGTAAAACTTGTCTCTTGATTTCATACACCAGCAACACCTTCCCTACG GATTATGTGCCAACGGTTTTTGACAATTTCAGTGCAAATGTGGTCGTCAATGGTGCTACTGTTAACCTGGGGTTGTGGGATACAGCTG GGCAAGAGGATTATAATAGATTAAGACCATTGAGTTATCGTGGGGCAGATGTTTTCATACTGGCATTCTCTCTCATTAGCAAGGCCAGTTACGAAAATGTTTCTAAGAAG TGGATTCCAGAGTTGAAGCATTATGCACCTGGTGTCCCAATAGTTCTTGTTGGAACAAAACTTG ATCTTCGGGATGATAAGCAGTTCTTCATCGACCACCCCGGTGCTGTGCCTATTACTACAGCTCAG GGAGAGGAGCTGAGGAAGCTGATTGGTGCACCTGCTTATATTGAATGCAGTTCAAAAACGCAGCAG AATGTGAAGGCAGTTTTCGACGCAGCCATCAGAGTCGTCCTTCAACCTCccaagcaaaagaaaaagaagagcaaaGCACAAAAGGCCTGTTCTATATTGTGA